From Polaribacter haliotis:
GGGTAACAATGCCAATAATTGATGTTTCCAAAAATAACCAATATATAAATGCTGATGATACTTTTAAATACGTAAGTTTTTGGACAGAACAACGTTATGCAAATGGAGGAATTTCCAGTTTAGAAGTATTTATTTCTACAGATTATACAAATAATGTTACCACTGCAAATTGGACAAACGTAACTTCTAATGTAAATAAAATTGCAACTTCTGGTCAAAATCCTCAAACTTATGTTGAATCTCTTTTAGACATTTCTTCTTACACAGATACAAATTTCACTTTAGCCTTTAAATACACAAGTGATAATTCTACATATTCTGGCTCTAATAGAAATGGTACTTTTTATATTTCTGATGTAAAATATTTTGTATCAGATACAACACTATCTAATACATCTTTTATAATTGAAGATACTATTAAAGTGTATCCAAATCCGTTTTCTTCGGAAATTACAATTGGTAATTTAGGAGCTAAATTTAATAAAGCATTACTTTTTGATTCGCTAGGAAGAGTTGTAAAATCTATAAATATTGAAGGATTAGGCACAGTAATAATAAATACTACATCTAATAATATTTCATCTGGAATATACTTTTTAAAGTTGATAGGAAATGGTATTTCTAAAGATTATAAATTATTGAAGAAATAAATAATTTTCATCAAATTTTGAAACTAAAAAAGGGATTGTAACAATACAATCCCTTTTTTAAATCTTGAAATTCGCAATCTATAATGCTACTAAATTTTATTTTATACTAACCTCTAAAGGATTATTTATTTGTTTAGAAAATTGGTTTAAATAATTCTCCCAATCTTGTTTAGAAGCAAACTGTTCGCTTTTTTTCCAAGTGAAACCAGCATAATAAACAACTTTATTATCGATAACGTTTAAATGAGCGTAAGCATTACTTAAATCTTTTGTTTCAACATCGTATTTTTCGAAACCTTTAAAAGTTTTATTATCTGCAACAATTGCAGTTTCAATTTCTGAATCTCCATGAGGTTGCCAATAGTTAACCCAACCATTTTTAGTATCTCCTGTTACTTCTCCATCTTTTTCATGCAGTGTTAAACCTGCTGAAACAGTGTCTGTTCCTTCAATATTTGTTGAAAATTTAGAAAAATTACTACCCAAATCTAAACTGATTATTTTAGATTCTTTAATTGTATTTCCAGCGGCATCCCAATCTTCATATTCTAAATAAAAACTGGTTCTTAATGGGCCAGTAGTAATGGTTCTCCATTTTGTATAATTTTTAGACAAGTAATATTTATCAACTACTTTAACAGCAATTCCTCCAACACCTCTACTTACTCCTACATGAAAATTATCTAAACCTTCACCTGTATCTTCATGATAACTTCCTGTCTTATCAACCAAAGTTTCTTTATACCATTTGTTAATTATAGGATATTCTACTCTTTTCAACCAAGCATCTACTCCACTTGATAGAGTTGGTTCTGGCAAGTTGTTTTCTGCCCTGTATTGCGCATTTGGTCCATAAACACGAAAAGCAACCCTGTTGTTTTCCCAAGTATAATCGTCTGTTCTTTCTGGCACAAAACGAGAATAACATAATTCTGGTGCTTGTGGTTTTTCTGCTACTGTAATAATTACAACTTCAAAATTTGCTGTAGAATTTGCATCTATTTTTGGTTGAAATAAAATTTCGTCCATAGTTCCATCTCCATCAACATCTACTAATTGTGTAACTTGAAGTTCTCCTGTTTTTACATCTTTAATTCCAACTTTAGAAAAATCATCAACTTTCAAGTCAGATTTTTGAATTTCAACTATTTCAAAAGTTCGTTTGAAATCAAGCGAATTTTTTACTGTAATAATTGTATTTTTTTTCTCTTGACTACAAGAAAATAAAATAGCACCAATTAATAAGTATGAAAGTTTTTTAATAGTTTTCATTATAATTTATTTTTAAATTAAAACTTTAAAACCCGTCAGATTTTAAAAAAAGACAGGTTTTATATATTATTAGTGAAGATAAAAATATTAATCTTCGTTTACTGGCTTACCAATAGTTGCTAGAATTCCACCATCAACATAAACAACTTGTCCATTTACAAAATTACTTGCAGCAGAACTTAAAAAGATGGCTGCTCCTTGTAAATCATCTGGATCTCCCCATTTTCCTGCAGGAGTTCTTCCCACAATAAAATCGTTAAAAGGATGTCCATCAATTCTAATTGGTGCTGTTTGGCTTGTAGCAAAATAACCTGGTCCAATTCCGTTTGTTTGAATGTTGAATTTAGCCCATTCTGTAGCCATATTTTGAGTCAGCATTTTTAAACCACCTTTTGCAGCTGCATAAGCACCCACAGAATTTCTACCCAATTCGCTCATCATGGAACAAATATTAATTATTTTTCCGTTTTTTCTTTCAATCATTCCTTTTACAACATGTTTAGAAACAATAAATGGAGCTACTAAATCTACGTCAATCACTTGTTTGAAATCTGCAACTTCCATTTCTACTAAAGGCGTCCTTTTAATGATTCCTGCATTGTTCACTAAAATATCAATCGCGCCAACTTCAGCTTCAATTTTTACGATATTTTCCTTTACAGCAACTTCATCAGTAACATTAAAAAGATATCCATAAGCATCTATTCCTGCAGCTTTATATTCTTTTACAGCTTTGTCTAATTTTTCTTGAGAAGAATTTCCATTCACCACAATTTTTGCTCCTGCATTTCCAATTCCTTTAGCCATTGCCATTCCAAGACCATGAGTTCCTCCCGTAATTAAAGCTACTTTACCTGATAAATCGAATAAGTTAATTGACATGTTTTTATATTTTGATGATTATCTTAATTCGTTAATTTTACAGTGATCCATATCTCCATAATCTAAATTTTCACCAGCCATTCCCCAAATAAAAGAATAACTACTTGTTCCAGAACCTGAATGAATTGACCAAGGAGGAGAAATTACTGCTTGGTTATTTCCCATCCAAATATGTCTAGTTTCTGTTGGTTCTCCCATAAAATGACAAACTGCTTGGTCTTCAGCAACTTCAAAATAGAAATAGATTTCCATTCTTCTATCATGTACATGAGCTGGCATTGTGTTCCAAGAACTTCCTGGTTTTATAGTTGTCATACCCATTTGTAATTGACAAACATCTACAACACTGTTTACAATATACTTTCTTAATGTTCTTGCATTTGCGGTTTCTGGAGAACCTAATTCTACAGTTTCAACATCATTTCTTCCAATTTTTTTAGTCGGAAAAGCTTTGTGAGCTGGAGTCGAATTCAAATAAAACATTGCTGGATTTTCGGCAGATTCGCTTGAAAACTTTACATTTTTGTTTCCTTGACCAACATATAATGCTTCTTTATGTTCTAAAGCATATTCAGTTCCATCTACAGTAACTTTTCCTGCTTGCCCAACATTTATAATTCCTAATTCTCTTCTATCTAAAAAGTTTTCAGCTTTTAAAGCATCTATAGTTTCTAATTTTAAAGATGAATTAGTTGGTACTGCACTTCCAGTAATAAAACGATCGTAATGAGAATATGTAAAATTTATTACATTTTTCTCCATTAAATTATCAATTAAAAATTCTTCTCTAATTCTTGCTGTATCATATGATTTTACATCTTGTGGAGATGCTGCATATCTTGTGCTATAGTTTGTTTTCATAATTATATTTTCTATTTTTAATGAGTATTTTCTTTCAACTTTAATACAAAAGTAAGAAAAATATATTAAAATACAATCGATTGTATTTTAATATATTTATATTTGCTGAAGAGTTAAATGAATAATATGTTTAATTTCACATGATAATAATAAAGACGAATCTTTAGTGCATATTTTTAAAAATGGATAATAACGAGGTAACAATACACGACATTGCTAATATTTTGGAAATAGATAGTTCCACAGTTTCCAGAGCTTTAAATAATAGCCCGCGAGTTGCCAAAAAAACAAAAGATAAAATTCTTGCCAAAGCCAATGAATTGGGATATCAAAGAAACCATTTGGCTTCTAATTTACGTAAAAGTAAAACCTTTACTATTGGTGTAATTGTGCCAAGAATATCTCGTCATTTTTTCTCTTCTGCAATTGCCGGAATTGAAGAAACTGCTTTTAAAGCAGGCTATAATGTAATTATTTGTCAGTCTTTAGAAAGTTTAGAAAGAGAGCAAAGTATTATAGATACTTTATTAGCAAATAGAGTTGATGGTGTTTTAGTTTCTATTTCTATGGAGACTATTAATTACAATCATTTTAAAGGATTACAACAAAGAAATATTCCGTTTGTTTTTTTTGATAGACATTGTAATATTTCTGAAAATAGTAAAGTTGTTATCGACGATTTTGAAGCTGCTTTTACAGCTGTAGAACATTTAATTGAACAAAAAAGCACAGAAATTGCTCATTTTGCTGGGCCACAAAATTTAGAAATTTATAAAAATAGGTTTAAAGGTTATAAAGCTGCTTTAGAAAAATACAATATTCCTTTTAGAGAAGAATTGGTTATTACATCAACATTAATGGAAAAAGATGGTTCAGAAAATGTAAAAAAATTGCTGGCTTTACCTTATAAAGTAGATGGCATTTTTTGTGCGAATGATGTTGTTGCTATTGGTACAATTCAGCATCTAAAAAAAATGAATATAAAAATTCCAGAAGAAATTGCTATTGTTGGTTTTAGTAACGAATCTATTTCTTCGGTTATAGAACCTGCATTAACAACCATAAATCAATCTGGTACCGAAATAGGAAATGTTGCTACTAAATTACTGTTAGATAAAATTTCTAACAAAACTAAAAAAGGCATCCACGAAACTATTATTGTAAAAACTAACTTAATAGAAAGAACCTCTTCTTTAAGAACTAAAAAATAAATTACTATATTTCAGTTTTAAATTCTAATAGAAATAATTTCTAACTTTAATAATGAAATTTAAAAGTAGTTTACTTTCACTTTCTCTAATTTTAATAGTCGTTTTCGCATCTTTTGCGCAAGATTTTTCTACCAATAATCAATTATTAAAATTTAAACAATTTTCTTTATCTGAAGGTTTATCTCAAAGTTCGGTTTTAACTATTCTACAAGATTCAAAAGGGTTTTTATGGTTTGGAACCAGAGATGGATTAAACAAATACGATGGGCATAATTTTAAAACTTACAGATACGATTATAAAGATGAAACTAGTATTAGTAGTAGTTTTATTAGAACTTTATTAGAAGATAATAATGGAACTATTTGGATTGGAACCAACAATGGTTTAAATAAATATTTACCCACAGAAGATATTTTTGTTCGTTACAAACATAGCAATAATAAAAACAGTTTAATTAGTAACGAAATTTGGAGTTCTGCACTTGCAAAAGACAATTATTTGTGGATTGGGACTAGTGCTGGATTGGAGAAATTCAACACTAAAACAGGAGAAATAACGCATGTTTTAAATGAAGATAAAAATCCGCTAAACACATCAGAAAATGAAATAAGATCGTTGTATGTTACTTCAGATGACAAACTATGGATTTGTAAGCAAAATGACATCATCGTTTTTAACAGTAAAGAAAATAAGTTCGAGAATTTCGAATATCCTAAAAGTGGTGTAAAAGAACAAAACAGAAATTATTCTCCTGTAATTTATCAAGATAAAGACAAAAATATCTGGTTGGGTTACAATGATGGTTTGGCAATTTTTGATGCAGATAAAAATGAATTTCAGCATTTTGTATTAGATTCTAAAAACAGTACTCAAATTTCTACAGAAGTTAGAACCATTCATCAAGATTTTTATAATAATATCTGGATTGGAACTTACAATGGTTTGTATATTTTAAACAAAGAAAAAACAACTTTAAAACATTATACACATGATGAAAATAATGTGAATAGTTTAAGTCAGAATTCCATTTATAAGATTATTGGAGACACAAAAGGCGATGTTTGGATTGGTACGTATGCTGGAGGTGTAAATTATTACGACAGAAGTTTCGATTTGTTTAAACACTATTTAGCAGGTACAAACAATTTCAAATTAAATTATAAAGTAATTAGCTCGATTATTGAAGATCCAAAAGGCAATTTATGGATTGGTACAGAAGGTGGAGGAATTAATTATTTAGATAAGAAAACAGGGAAATTCACCTATTACACGCATAATAAAAACAACCCAAATAGTATAAGTACTAATAATGTAAAAGCTATTTTAAGAACTAAAAATGGTAACTTTTGGATTGGAACGCATGATGGAGGTTTAAATTTTTTAAATCCGAATAAAAAACCTTTTATCTTTAAAAAATACAAAAGTAGTACGAACTCAAATAGTTTGAGTAATGATAGAATCATATCCTTATTCGAAGATGTCTATGGAAATATATGGATTGGAACTTCTGGAGGAGGATTAAATGTTTTGGATGTAAAAAATAATTCTTTTTTAAGAATTGAAAACTCCGAACTTACTTTTGGAGAAATAATTTTTAATATTTCTGAAACTTCAAATGATAAAATTCTTTTAGTTTCTGGAGATAATGGTTTGGCAAAAATTAATATCGATTCAAAAAAAATAACGCCAATAAATTATAAGTTAGAAAGCGAAAAAAACAATAACATTTCCATAACATTATCTGCTTATGAAGACAATTCTAAAAATATTTGGATTGGCACAGAAGGAAATAGTCTTTATTACTACAATACAACTACTAAAAAAAGCACGAAATATGGCATTGCAGAAGGTTTGCCAAATGAAGTTATTTATAGCATTTTACCTGACGATTATAATAATTTATGGTTTAGCACCAACAAAGGTTTAAGTCGTTTTAATTTAGAATCTCGTCAATTTAAAAATTTTGGTGTTTCAGATGGTTTAGTAGAAAATGAATTCAATTATGGTTCTAAATTAAAGTTAAAAAACAAAGAATTAATGTTTGGTAGCGCAAACGGAATTGTGTTTTTTAACCCTAATGAAATTATAGAAAACTCTTTTATTCCGCCAGTTTATGTCACTTCACTTTTTGTAAATAACCAACCTTATTTGTCAGGTACAAATATTGATAAAGAAATTACTTTAGACCATAATCAGAATGTATTTAGTTTTAATTTTATTGCGTTAAGTTATTCACAATCAGATAAAAACAACTATGCTTATATGTTAGATGGTTTTGATGAGGATTGGAATTATATTGGAAATAGAAAATCTGCAACTTATACAAATTTAGATGCAGGTAATTATACTTTTAAAATAAAAGCATCTAATAGTGATGGTTTATGGAATGAAAAAGGACAAGCTGTAAAAGTGAAAATTTTGCCTCCTTTTTGGAAAACTTGGTGGGCATATATCATATATAGTTTACTTGTAATTGGAGCATTAATTACTTTCAGAAAATACAGTTTATTAAGAATTATAGAGAAAAACGAACTAAAGCAAGAACGTTTAGAAAAAGAAAAAATTGAAGAAATTAATCGTTTAAAACTAAAGTTATTTACCAACATTTCTCATGATTTTAGAACGCCATTAACATTAATTATTGGTCCTTTAGAACGAATGCTAAAGAATAAAGAAGGCAACACAAATGTGCAGAAACAACACCAAATAATGTACAGAAATGCTAGTGTATTGTTGCAATTGATTAATCAATTATTAGATTTTAGAAAAAGTGAATCTGGTAAA
This genomic window contains:
- a CDS encoding DUF4861 family protein is translated as MKTIKKLSYLLIGAILFSCSQEKKNTIITVKNSLDFKRTFEIVEIQKSDLKVDDFSKVGIKDVKTGELQVTQLVDVDGDGTMDEILFQPKIDANSTANFEVVIITVAEKPQAPELCYSRFVPERTDDYTWENNRVAFRVYGPNAQYRAENNLPEPTLSSGVDAWLKRVEYPIINKWYKETLVDKTGSYHEDTGEGLDNFHVGVSRGVGGIAVKVVDKYYLSKNYTKWRTITTGPLRTSFYLEYEDWDAAGNTIKESKIISLDLGSNFSKFSTNIEGTDTVSAGLTLHEKDGEVTGDTKNGWVNYWQPHGDSEIETAIVADNKTFKGFEKYDVETKDLSNAYAHLNVIDNKVVYYAGFTWKKSEQFASKQDWENYLNQFSKQINNPLEVSIK
- a CDS encoding gluconate 5-dehydrogenase is translated as MSINLFDLSGKVALITGGTHGLGMAMAKGIGNAGAKIVVNGNSSQEKLDKAVKEYKAAGIDAYGYLFNVTDEVAVKENIVKIEAEVGAIDILVNNAGIIKRTPLVEMEVADFKQVIDVDLVAPFIVSKHVVKGMIERKNGKIINICSMMSELGRNSVGAYAAAKGGLKMLTQNMATEWAKFNIQTNGIGPGYFATSQTAPIRIDGHPFNDFIVGRTPAGKWGDPDDLQGAAIFLSSAASNFVNGQVVYVDGGILATIGKPVNED
- the kduI gene encoding 5-dehydro-4-deoxy-D-glucuronate isomerase yields the protein MKTNYSTRYAASPQDVKSYDTARIREEFLIDNLMEKNVINFTYSHYDRFITGSAVPTNSSLKLETIDALKAENFLDRRELGIINVGQAGKVTVDGTEYALEHKEALYVGQGNKNVKFSSESAENPAMFYLNSTPAHKAFPTKKIGRNDVETVELGSPETANARTLRKYIVNSVVDVCQLQMGMTTIKPGSSWNTMPAHVHDRRMEIYFYFEVAEDQAVCHFMGEPTETRHIWMGNNQAVISPPWSIHSGSGTSSYSFIWGMAGENLDYGDMDHCKINELR
- a CDS encoding LacI family DNA-binding transcriptional regulator, with the protein product MDNNEVTIHDIANILEIDSSTVSRALNNSPRVAKKTKDKILAKANELGYQRNHLASNLRKSKTFTIGVIVPRISRHFFSSAIAGIEETAFKAGYNVIICQSLESLEREQSIIDTLLANRVDGVLVSISMETINYNHFKGLQQRNIPFVFFDRHCNISENSKVVIDDFEAAFTAVEHLIEQKSTEIAHFAGPQNLEIYKNRFKGYKAALEKYNIPFREELVITSTLMEKDGSENVKKLLALPYKVDGIFCANDVVAIGTIQHLKKMNIKIPEEIAIVGFSNESISSVIEPALTTINQSGTEIGNVATKLLLDKISNKTKKGIHETIIVKTNLIERTSSLRTKK
- a CDS encoding hybrid sensor histidine kinase/response regulator transcription factor — protein: MKFKSSLLSLSLILIVVFASFAQDFSTNNQLLKFKQFSLSEGLSQSSVLTILQDSKGFLWFGTRDGLNKYDGHNFKTYRYDYKDETSISSSFIRTLLEDNNGTIWIGTNNGLNKYLPTEDIFVRYKHSNNKNSLISNEIWSSALAKDNYLWIGTSAGLEKFNTKTGEITHVLNEDKNPLNTSENEIRSLYVTSDDKLWICKQNDIIVFNSKENKFENFEYPKSGVKEQNRNYSPVIYQDKDKNIWLGYNDGLAIFDADKNEFQHFVLDSKNSTQISTEVRTIHQDFYNNIWIGTYNGLYILNKEKTTLKHYTHDENNVNSLSQNSIYKIIGDTKGDVWIGTYAGGVNYYDRSFDLFKHYLAGTNNFKLNYKVISSIIEDPKGNLWIGTEGGGINYLDKKTGKFTYYTHNKNNPNSISTNNVKAILRTKNGNFWIGTHDGGLNFLNPNKKPFIFKKYKSSTNSNSLSNDRIISLFEDVYGNIWIGTSGGGLNVLDVKNNSFLRIENSELTFGEIIFNISETSNDKILLVSGDNGLAKINIDSKKITPINYKLESEKNNNISITLSAYEDNSKNIWIGTEGNSLYYYNTTTKKSTKYGIAEGLPNEVIYSILPDDYNNLWFSTNKGLSRFNLESRQFKNFGVSDGLVENEFNYGSKLKLKNKELMFGSANGIVFFNPNEIIENSFIPPVYVTSLFVNNQPYLSGTNIDKEITLDHNQNVFSFNFIALSYSQSDKNNYAYMLDGFDEDWNYIGNRKSATYTNLDAGNYTFKIKASNSDGLWNEKGQAVKVKILPPFWKTWWAYIIYSLLVIGALITFRKYSLLRIIEKNELKQERLEKEKIEEINRLKLKLFTNISHDFRTPLTLIIGPLERMLKNKEGNTNVQKQHQIMYRNASVLLQLINQLLDFRKSESGKLKLKASKNNIVNFIENIKLSFDELANFREIDYSFKSSDKNIETWFDVVNLKKVIFNLLSNAFKFTPNNGFIKIRVTTIEKTKKQQEFVKIDIKDTGKGIPSKNIKYVFDRFYQIERDENARTGTGIGLALAKSVIKLHGGNIKIKSKENEGTSFTILLPLGKKHLSEDQIINQTNEIEEIGLYEDNTNYLLPETNEEKSTKKITKNTEAPTLLLVEDNEDVRAFIKEIFEEKYHILEAENGQIALDIAKSNTIDLIISDVMMPIMNGIDLCNNIKTNILTSHIPVLLLTAKTSDESQKEGFKIGADAYITKPFDASVLEIRVNNVLKTRQNLIKKFKKDIILKPKELEITSADEVFLKKSISLIEKNINNSEFTIQDFISELGMSRSALYRKLKALTGQSITEFIRTIKLKRAAQLIAQSQLTISEIAFDLGFNDLKHFRKSFQKLFDELPSQYRLKNAKKDIDKKLNH